The proteins below are encoded in one region of Helianthus annuus cultivar XRQ/B chromosome 2, HanXRQr2.0-SUNRISE, whole genome shotgun sequence:
- the LOC110890694 gene encoding uncharacterized protein LOC110890694 → MPHLRSHGPPPPVKQSSSQLGQGPQVASSSSSHFPNFDSTPLPTPPPTPPPSPNRSPKTSPKVSPPNSPTSSTSSNPENLEPMANPRQTVHQQATQNFTGLASPITVPPIVSENSWQIPSYAMQAITNSIQFHGREDEDAPAHINRFSRILATFSLHGAPNDATYLQLFPFSLAGRASTWLDSQPTGTFTTWAWLRQAFLNKYFPPAKASRLRDQIHSFRMEPDEPYYLAWERFQNLCARCPQHGLSDWALCEKFYNGLTQETRDRFDTNAGGHMMGILTVAECLERFEAFAQSQSQSRSDQRYQSGNSNTTTSAPARGVNHVTMDPSLAAVLENMSRELKEIKAKVDKCEYCRGGHDTSACPLLVGEEQVDFVGGGQGRGQPSGFGNNNFGSGWRNNNNNFASNNNFRSNGPPGFQIAQNPNRGLGSLFGGGSNGQVNDGGSSSQVQTGQGSSYDLGGSLERMEAMMSQLIVKDQTTQKKLSEHDLMLKNHQAAFQDLQRVVGDMSRKLEERLPGQFAGNTQPNPNAHVKAITTRSGKTVGDPSVEERAVDEDEDIVDEEIEMEAPGKVQSRLCPASTAQPGESQGEKRVEKPPVDVRPSPLVNHAYVPFPSRLKNQKYSREYGQFLDIFKQLKINLPFIEALQSMPKYAKFLKDLLRNKEKLGELSNVPLHGGCSAVVSNQLCRIVC, encoded by the coding sequence atgccacatctgcgctcgcacggaccaccaccaccagtcAAGCAGTCATCATCTCAATTGGGCCAAGGCCCTCAGGTTgcttcttcatcctcttctcattTTCCCAATTTCGATTCCACCCCGTTACCCACCCCACCTCctacaccaccaccatcgccaaaCCGTTCACCTAAAACTTCACCCAAGGTTTCCCCACCCAATAGTCCTACTTCTAGTACCTCTAGTAATCCAGAAAACTTAGAACCAATGGCCAACCCTAGGCAAACCGTCCATCAGCAAGCCACCCAAAATTTTACCGGCCTCGCTTCACCCATCACTGTTCCACCCATAGTCAGCGAGAACTCATGGCAGATTCCATCTTACGCCATGCAGGCCATTACCAATAGCATCCAGTTCCATGGCCGCGAGGATGAGGACGCCCCGGCCCACATTAACCGGTTCTCGCGTATCCTAGCCACCTTTAGCCTTCATGGTGCACCCAATGATGCCACCTACTTACAGCTTTTCCCGTTTTCACTAGCTGGCCGTGCGTCTACTTGGTTGGACTCTCAACCAACTGGTACCTTCACCACATGGGCGTGGCTTCGTCAAGCCTTTTTGAATAAGTATTTCCCGCCCGCTAAAGCCTCACGTCTTAGAGACCAAATCCATTCTTTTCGCATGGAGCCCGACGAGCCTTACTACCTTGCTTGGGAGCGGTTCCAAAACCTGTGTGCACGTTGCCCCCAGCATGGTCTTTCTGATTGGGCGTTATGTGAGAAATTTTATAACGGTCTCACCCAAGAGACTCGTGATAGGTTCGATACTAATGCGGGAGGGCATATGATGGGTATTCTTACTGTTGCTGAGTGTTTAGAGCGTTTTGAGGCATTTGCTCAGTCTCAATCCCAATCACGATCCGATCAGCGGTATCAAAGTGGTAATTCGAATACCACTACTAGTGCGCCCGCCCGAGGGGTGAACCATGTCACCATGGATCCTAGTTTAGCCGCTGTATTGGAAAACATGTCTAGGGAACTTAAGGAAATTAAGGCTAAGGTAGACAAATGTGAGTATTGTCGAGGGGGTCACGACACGAGTGCGTGTCCACTGCTAGTAGGTGAGGAGCAAGTCGATTTTGTAGGAGGGGGTCAAGGTAGAGGTCAACCTAGTGGGTTTGGTAATAATAACTTTGGTTCGGGTTggcgtaataataataataattttgctTCTAACAACAATTTTCGCTCAAACGGGCCCCCTGGttttcaaatagctcaaaatccaaATAGGGGTTTAGGTTCACTCTTTGGTGGGGGTTCAAATGGGCAGGTTAATGACGGGGGGTCAAGTAGTCAGGTTCAAACAGGTCAAGGGTCAAGCTATGATCTTGGGGGTAGTCTAGAAAGAATGGAGGCAATGATGAGTCAATTAATTGTTAAGGACCAAACCACCCAGAAGAAACTTAGTGAACATGACCTTATGCTTAAAAATCACCAAGCTGCTTTCCAAGACCTTCAAAGGGTTGTAGGTGATATGTCTAGGAAGTTAGAGGAGAGATTACCCGGTCAGTTTGCGGGTAACACCCAACCTAACCCGAATGCTCATGTAAAGGCCATTACCACCCGTAGTGGCAAAACCGTAGGGGACCCGAGCGTAGAGGAGCGAGCAGTCGATGAGGATGAGGATATTGTAGACGAAGAGATAGAGATGGAGGCTCCCGGCAAAGTGCAATCGAGGCTGtgcccagcaagtaccgcacagccCGGTGAGTCTCAAGGTGAGAAGAGAGTAGAGAAACCTCCCGTGGATGTTAGGCCTTCGCCTTTAGTGAACCATGCGTATGTCCCGTTCCCTTCCCGTCTTAAGAATCAAAAATACTCGAGGGAATACGGGCAATTCTTAGACATCTTCAAGCAATTGAAGATTAATCTTCCTTTTATCGAGGCACTCCAGTCTATGCCTAAATACGCGAAATTTTTAAAGGACCTTCTTAGGAATAAGGAGAAGTTAGGGGAGTTGTCGAATGTCCCATTGCATGGAGGATGTTCGGCCGTTGTCTCAAATCAgctttgtaggatcgtttgctga